From the Coffea eugenioides isolate CCC68of chromosome 1, Ceug_1.0, whole genome shotgun sequence genome, the window GTATCCTATTGTACGTGAAATGGCCTGAATTGTTTGTCAACGCACAAATGATAGCCGGCCAGTAGAAATTATGAAGTCCAGGATGTGTAGTACAACCTTGTAAAAGTCAAAGCTGTACTACAAAATTTTAGCAACAGAGTCTTGTTGTCATTGATCCTGAAGCTTAATCTTCATGAAGTACACTCCTATCCATTATAAAACGTACGACGAAAATGTTAATTGTTTTATAATGTTAATTGTTTAAACAACAAAGTTTTAATTTCCTCGAGAGCTTCATTGTCGTACATGGCTTCTCCCGTGGACCGGCTGCCCAAGTCAACTTTCTTGATCATACTTCTCCTTTCAGTTTTATCCCTCCAATGCTTCAGGATTGGTGCTCATGGCGGCGATGATCAAGAAAGCAGTAGTGATGGTGACAACACAGATCTGCACTCAAAAGGGCTAATTCTCGTCAAAATCTGGTGTTTGATCATTTTCTTTGCTAGCACATTTGCTGGTGGAGTCTCCCCTTATTTTTTCCGATGGAACGAAAGCTTCCTACTTATGGGAACTCAATTTGCTGGAGGGGTGTTTCTGGGAACTTCTCTTATGCACTTCCTGAGCGACTCAACCTCGACTTTTGCTGATCTAACAACAAAATCTTATCCATTTTCTTTCATGTTGGCATCCGCGGGCTATCTTCTGACCATGTTTGGTGATTGCATAGTGATCTTGGTCACAAAGGGTGCTGAGAAAGATAATAGAGTCGAAGTTGAAGAAGGCAGGGCAGCATCTGGGGGATACGGTGAAGAAGAGGGAATGCATCACAACCCAGTTTCTGTGAAAACGTCGTCCGTTGGGGATACCATACTTCTCATCCTAGCTCTGTGTTTCCACTCAGTTTTCGAGGGGATTGCTGTTGGAGTAGCGGGTAAGCAACAATATTTACACATTTGAAACAAGTTAGAGATACGTAATATTATTGTTAATCGTCGAAACTTCTGCACTTGGCAAACTTTATTTGTGTTCTAGAATCACGCGTAACATCTATAACATAATCTTCTACCATTTCTGTGCCACTTCTAGCCAGCTGATCTTTACTAGCATGACTTAAAGTTGCATGGCATCAAATCTCAATTATCTatttgttaaatgttaatatGCGTGATTACTCTAACCTGATCATCATCGAATTTTTGCTCGCTATTCCGAGAAGTGCATGTTATGCTCTGTTGATCAGATCCTTTCTCTATATCACAAGATGTATATAACGGGTGCAATGCCTCaactcctcctttttttttttcccaacctTGTTAGCCAATTATTATATTGCACTTTCAGCATAAAGTTCATTAGGGCTCAAATCATACACCATTAACTATCAATTTCATGAGAATTTAAAACTAAAAGAGACCCTTCGTGAAACATTGGCTCAGCTACCAAGTCAGATGCATGGAAGAACCTGTGGACAATTTCACTGCACAAGATATTTGCAGCAATTGCAATGGGGATTGCCCTTCTAAGGATGATACCAAAGAGGCCATTTTTGACGACAGTTGCTTATTCATTTGCCTTTGCTGTGTCGAGCCCAATTGGGGTGGGCATAGGCATTGCCATCGACGCCACTACCCAAGGGCGCACGGCAGATTGGATTTTTGCCATCTCCATGGGAATCGCCTCTGGCGTTTTCATCTATGTTGCCATCAATCATCTCGTCACCAAAGGCTTCAAGCCACATGCTAAACTCTACTTTGACACTCCATTTTTCAAGCTTCTTGCCGTGCTTTTAGGTGTGGGAGTCATAGCTGTTGTTATGATATGGGATTAGTTAGTTACTGTTCCATTACCGAGAAAAATAATCAGCACGGAAAAATTACCTTGTAAATCAACATTGTATTGCTTTCAAAGATGTATTTTCCTTGTAAATTTGGGAGTGTAATTTCATCAGTTGCTAAATGTAAATATAGCAGATGCAGCTACTTAACTGTTCACGAACAATTGGACATGCATTAACTGCAATGGTTCTTTGCCTGGACGTTAAATTGGTGGTTGTAAAGCAATGCAATAAGCTGTAGAAAGTCTACTTCCATACCCAAAAAAAAGTTTCTACATGCACAGTTTGATTTTGTACTGGCCATTCATTGCTTCGAGTATTCTTCAAATAGCTTAACGGAGCAAAAAGCGACTTGATATTCTAGTATACTACCATATATACATCTACTTGTACATGAAAGGCACAAATATATTTGTAAGTTTCTGACCCTGGAGTGCTCCAGAAGGTGGATAGTTGTTGCAACTACAAAACTAGtcgaccccaaaaaaaaaaaaaaaaaaaaaaaactacaaaacTAGTCTTGCTCTCCCTCTTAACTTGACACTCTCAGTGGCCACACAAGAAAAGAACCATTCagtcttcaaaaaaaaaaaaaaggaaaaagaatgaataaGTAATCATGTGTGCATGTGGGCTAATTCTGGTCTTGGTCAATCATATATTAAGATGCTGTAACTAACTAACAACTTCACCGTAAAAAATACTAATGAAAATTGAGTACAATTCCATCCCTTCTCTTACTTGAAAGAAATTAGGTGGGTAAAGAGTCGTCTTCTTCATGGAATTTTAAAATCTCCAAATAGTGGATCGGGGGAGATGTTACAGCCAACCCGACCCCAGTACGTATCTTTGTCGCCCTGAAATCTTGCAAGGCTTAGCAATTTGGCGTGGACATGTCTTTGCTTTTAAAGCACCGGCCGGCCACTCATCCGTACGTACATTAAATCactacaatatattttttttttataaaaaaatttcacaaaatagcaatccaaacgggaGCGTTCATTtaaatgtttttctttttaacctCTTGTGAATGACAACCATGGATTGGGAGGGAGAAGGTTTACCGAATTCCAAGAACCATGGATTTACATTTTTTGCTAGACAAatcttgattttttcttttttattaatGTAAGTGTGAGAAGGCTCGAATTTAGAATCACCCAACTCGTCAAATCTTCTTCATTTTGATCAtgctaaaatgtaaaaatacaTCAATTGACaatttgaaaatataaaaatgttGCACGCGCTTACGGACTACTTTTCTAGTCGCTAgtgttctcaaaatttttttcacgAATCTTTAAAATCTCAAACAATGCAAAGTAGTGATTAAGAGTATTTTATATATGTCTCAAAATTACAGAGTGTCGCCTATGATACTACAATATTCTTAATAATTTATACACTTAGCAATTTGTGATCCTATATTTAGTTGATAAAcatctttatatatatatatatatacacaca encodes:
- the LOC113783154 gene encoding zinc transporter 1, which encodes MASPVDRLPKSTFLIILLLSVLSLQCFRIGAHGGDDQESSSDGDNTDLHSKGLILVKIWCLIIFFASTFAGGVSPYFFRWNESFLLMGTQFAGGVFLGTSLMHFLSDSTSTFADLTTKSYPFSFMLASAGYLLTMFGDCIVILVTKGAEKDNRVEVEEGRAASGGYGEEEGMHHNPVSVKTSSVGDTILLILALCFHSVFEGIAVGVAATKSDAWKNLWTISLHKIFAAIAMGIALLRMIPKRPFLTTVAYSFAFAVSSPIGVGIGIAIDATTQGRTADWIFAISMGIASGVFIYVAINHLVTKGFKPHAKLYFDTPFFKLLAVLLGVGVIAVVMIWD